One genomic segment of Porphyromonadaceae bacterium W3.11 includes these proteins:
- the gcvP gene encoding aminomethyl-transferring glycine dehydrogenase gives MNTNDFTIRHVGVSDPKDEQKMLSSIGVGSVDELLDKVIPSNIRLDKELELPDAMTERELIEHINELGNKNKVFTSYIGMGWYDNYTPAVIQRNVLENPGYYTSYTPYQAEVSQGRLEALFNFQTTITELTGLSLTNCSLLDEATAGAEAAGMLLNIRSRKRKDANKLFIAEDIFYSTRRVIETRTIPWGIEVVIGKAEEFDFSSDFFGAIIQYSNDNGELKDYKEFVRKANENEIKVAVAADLMSLVITTPPGEWGADIVFGSAQRFGIPMYFGGPSAGYLASTDEYKRVIPGRIIGISKDDNDKPAFRLALQTREQHIKREKATSNICTAQALLATMSGFYAVYHGADGLRDIAGRIHTYARTLSDGLVKMGYKQGNKFYFDTLYINGLSKEEQSKIREIALECSVNFRYYEDGSIGISVDETTQDSDLGVLYYIFATAKGIEVPAPEVPSQHLDMFDEFRRTSDFLQFEVFQKYHTETELMRYIKKLEKRDISLAQSMISLGSCTMKLNAAAELFILSNPQFALMHPYAPADQTDGYIEMLDNLKDLLTTITGFSGASFMPNSGASGEYSGLRVIMEYFKSKGEGHRNLVLLPASAHGTNPASASLAGYDIMIVKSDDNGNIDVEDFRKKAVENKDRLAATMITYPSTHGMFEREIRQLIDIVHECGGQVYMDGANMNAQVGYTNPGFMGADVCHLNLHKTFAIPHGGGGPGVGPICVAKHLVEFLPSHSLHYGHDMIPVASAPFGSAVVYGITYAYIRMLGLEGLKRATAVAIMNANYIKSQVVNDYGITFTDENGFIGHELILECRGIKEMSGIDENDIAKRLMDFNYHAPTLSFPVHGTLMIEPTESESLAELDRFISVLKTIRAEIQEVVDGKADQEDNVLKNAPHPLYEVTSDDWKHPYSREKAAFALEYLKDDKYWTNVGRIDNGYGDRNLIPTYSCCNIDL, from the coding sequence ATGAATACCAACGACTTTACAATCAGACACGTTGGGGTTAGTGACCCCAAAGATGAGCAGAAGATGCTCTCTAGCATTGGTGTAGGTAGTGTGGATGAGCTTCTTGATAAGGTCATCCCATCTAATATCAGGCTAGATAAGGAACTAGAACTACCAGATGCTATGACCGAACGCGAATTGATCGAACACATCAATGAACTTGGTAATAAGAATAAAGTATTTACTTCTTATATCGGTATGGGCTGGTATGACAACTACACCCCTGCTGTGATACAGAGGAATGTACTTGAGAATCCTGGATACTACACATCTTACACACCATATCAGGCAGAGGTATCACAGGGTCGCCTAGAAGCTCTATTTAACTTTCAGACAACTATCACAGAACTAACTGGCCTTAGCCTTACTAACTGTTCTCTTCTTGATGAAGCGACAGCTGGTGCCGAGGCTGCAGGTATGTTATTGAATATTCGTAGTCGCAAACGCAAAGACGCCAATAAACTCTTCATCGCAGAGGATATTTTCTATTCAACTCGTAGAGTTATCGAAACTAGGACTATCCCATGGGGTATAGAGGTAGTCATTGGTAAAGCAGAGGAGTTCGATTTCTCAAGTGACTTCTTTGGTGCGATCATACAGTACAGTAACGACAATGGTGAACTAAAGGACTATAAGGAGTTTGTAAGAAAGGCTAATGAAAATGAAATAAAAGTAGCCGTCGCTGCAGATCTTATGTCTTTAGTCATTACAACTCCTCCAGGCGAGTGGGGGGCTGATATCGTATTTGGATCAGCTCAACGCTTTGGTATCCCAATGTACTTTGGCGGTCCATCAGCTGGTTACTTAGCTTCTACAGATGAGTACAAGCGTGTGATCCCTGGAAGAATTATCGGTATATCAAAAGACGATAATGATAAGCCTGCTTTCCGTCTTGCACTTCAAACTCGTGAGCAACATATTAAGCGTGAAAAGGCTACATCCAATATTTGTACAGCTCAGGCTTTATTAGCTACGATGTCTGGCTTCTATGCCGTTTATCATGGTGCTGATGGTCTTAGAGACATTGCAGGTCGTATTCATACCTATGCACGGACTCTTTCTGATGGGTTAGTTAAGATGGGATATAAGCAAGGTAATAAGTTTTACTTTGATACCCTGTACATTAATGGCTTATCAAAAGAAGAACAAAGTAAGATACGTGAGATAGCTTTGGAGTGTAGTGTTAATTTCCGCTACTATGAAGATGGTTCTATCGGTATCAGCGTTGATGAGACAACACAAGACAGTGACCTAGGTGTATTGTATTACATCTTTGCGACAGCTAAGGGCATAGAAGTTCCTGCTCCAGAGGTTCCAAGTCAGCATCTTGATATGTTTGACGAGTTCCGTAGGACTAGTGACTTCTTACAATTTGAGGTTTTCCAAAAGTATCACACTGAGACAGAGTTAATGCGTTATATCAAGAAGCTTGAGAAAAGAGATATATCTCTTGCTCAGTCTATGATATCTCTTGGTTCATGTACCATGAAGCTTAATGCTGCTGCAGAATTATTTATTCTTAGCAATCCACAATTTGCTTTGATGCACCCTTACGCTCCTGCTGATCAAACAGATGGTTATATCGAGATGCTAGACAATCTTAAGGATTTGTTGACTACTATCACTGGTTTCTCAGGGGCTAGCTTCATGCCTAACTCTGGTGCATCTGGTGAGTATTCAGGCTTAAGAGTAATCATGGAATACTTCAAGAGCAAAGGCGAAGGCCATCGTAACTTAGTACTTCTCCCTGCGTCAGCACACGGTACCAATCCGGCTTCAGCTTCGCTAGCGGGATATGATATCATGATTGTTAAGTCAGATGACAATGGTAACATTGATGTTGAAGACTTCCGTAAAAAAGCAGTTGAGAATAAAGATCGCTTAGCGGCAACTATGATTACATATCCAAGTACTCATGGTATGTTCGAACGTGAGATTCGCCAATTGATCGACATAGTACATGAGTGTGGTGGTCAGGTTTATATGGACGGAGCTAATATGAATGCTCAGGTTGGTTACACTAACCCAGGATTCATGGGTGCCGATGTTTGTCACCTGAATCTCCATAAAACCTTCGCGATACCTCACGGTGGTGGCGGCCCTGGAGTAGGTCCTATTTGTGTAGCTAAGCATCTCGTTGAGTTCTTACCTAGCCATTCACTGCACTATGGTCATGACATGATACCAGTAGCTTCAGCTCCTTTTGGTAGTGCGGTAGTGTATGGTATCACTTATGCATACATCCGTATGCTAGGACTTGAAGGTCTTAAGCGTGCTACTGCCGTAGCTATCATGAATGCTAATTACATTAAATCTCAGGTAGTCAATGATTATGGTATTACCTTCACTGATGAAAATGGTTTCATTGGCCATGAGCTGATCCTTGAGTGCCGTGGAATTAAGGAGATGAGTGGTATAGATGAGAATGACATCGCTAAGAGATTGATGGACTTCAACTACCATGCCCCAACACTATCATTCCCTGTACACGGAACCTTGATGATTGAGCCTACTGAGAGTGAGTCTCTAGCTGAGTTGGATCGTTTTATTAGTGTTCTTAAAACTATCCGTGCTGAGATCCAAGAGGTCGTTGATGGCAAAGCTGATCAAGAAGATAATGTTCTTAAGAATGCTCCTCACCCATTGTATGAGGTCACATCTGATGATTGGAAGCACCCATACTCTCGTGAGAAGGCTGCTTTTGCGTTGGAGTATCTGAAGGATGATAAGTATTGGACTAATGTTGGTCGTATCGATAATGGGTATGGCGACCGTAATCTTATCCCTACTTACAGTTGCTGTAATATAGATCTTTAA
- a CDS encoding UvrD-helicase domain-containing protein codes for MKSKEELLEGLNEEQLQAVLHRGSDSLILAGAGAGKTRVLTTKIAYLITEGVAPFQIMALTFTNKAAREMRERIANLVGDKMASWITMGTFHSIFARELRKYADRLGYDSNYTIYDTTDSRALIKIILKDLQLDEKKYKPNKIQSLISTAKNEGISADELFFNPEGAMFYASKDMPAMDKVFKEYEERCKRANAMDFDDLLLNMYRLLKNDEAVRAAFHERFKFILVDEYQDTNRVQDKVVKLLKAEDAEVTVVGDDAQSIYSFRGAVIDNIINFGQNFGDVKLFKLTKNYRSTGSIVKVANSLIEKNRYRIPKTIEAVAGEGENLLLFGTNIAPMEAQMVSAQIYKLIEDGANPEEIAILYRTNAQSRLFEQNLGMYGIGYRIFGGLSFFDRKEVKDILSYLRLIINPNDDEAFRRIYNVPSRGFGATTFNGLALVANDQQLPLMSVAKNPELMKGVVRGAGITRVTEFATLIDELSAFKDDQEPDEYLKNVIRITKIAEQYNDGSVESQARLENIQELISTLNDYINTKFDETGQTPTIEEFVTEMSLYTDRDQEDDGSPKITLMTMHASKGLEYEYVFCVGLEEGLIPSDRSYSESAIEEERRLLYVAITRAKKFCTLSFARERMLHGKTQMSSPTRFLQDFDATLIDDSAGIIKKRRTSTGKRSAYDQDDLRDNRDEGEAPKRRVTRIIRKKSTSSDGVTKVSTPTSPATNITSYEDLKVGDIVYHDHFGRGEILGFSDSVSGPKASIKFDDESTRQLILKFARLRKE; via the coding sequence ATGAAGAGTAAAGAAGAGTTACTAGAAGGATTAAATGAAGAGCAGCTACAGGCTGTTCTCCATCGAGGTAGTGATAGTCTGATATTGGCTGGTGCTGGTGCTGGTAAGACGAGGGTCTTGACCACAAAGATAGCCTACTTAATTACGGAGGGGGTAGCTCCATTTCAGATTATGGCTCTGACCTTTACCAACAAGGCAGCCAGAGAGATGAGAGAGCGTATCGCTAACTTGGTGGGTGACAAGATGGCCTCCTGGATCACAATGGGTACTTTCCACTCTATCTTTGCTAGAGAGCTAAGAAAGTATGCGGATAGGCTAGGCTATGATAGTAACTATACCATCTATGATACAACAGACTCAAGGGCGTTGATAAAGATTATACTGAAAGACCTCCAGTTGGATGAAAAAAAGTATAAGCCTAATAAGATTCAATCGCTTATCTCGACAGCAAAGAATGAGGGTATATCAGCTGACGAATTATTTTTCAATCCTGAAGGGGCAATGTTTTACGCCTCTAAGGATATGCCAGCGATGGACAAGGTCTTCAAGGAGTATGAGGAGCGGTGCAAGCGTGCCAATGCCATGGACTTTGATGACCTCTTGCTGAATATGTATAGATTGCTCAAAAATGATGAAGCAGTGAGGGCTGCATTTCATGAGCGTTTTAAGTTTATACTCGTTGATGAGTACCAGGATACGAACCGTGTGCAGGACAAGGTGGTCAAGCTGCTCAAAGCTGAAGATGCCGAAGTTACGGTGGTGGGTGATGATGCTCAGAGTATTTATTCCTTTAGAGGGGCGGTGATTGACAACATCATCAACTTTGGGCAGAACTTTGGGGACGTAAAGCTTTTTAAGCTCACCAAGAACTATCGCTCCACTGGCTCCATAGTGAAGGTAGCAAATAGCTTGATAGAGAAAAATAGGTACCGTATCCCTAAGACTATTGAAGCTGTCGCTGGAGAAGGTGAGAACTTACTCCTCTTCGGTACGAATATAGCTCCGATGGAGGCTCAAATGGTATCTGCTCAGATTTATAAACTGATTGAAGATGGTGCCAATCCCGAAGAGATAGCAATTTTATATAGAACGAATGCCCAAAGCCGTTTATTCGAACAGAACTTAGGGATGTATGGCATCGGTTATCGGATATTTGGGGGGCTCTCTTTCTTTGATAGGAAAGAGGTAAAGGATATTTTATCCTATCTCCGACTTATTATAAACCCTAATGACGACGAAGCCTTTAGGCGTATCTATAATGTCCCAAGTCGTGGGTTTGGGGCAACAACCTTCAATGGACTAGCTCTTGTCGCTAATGATCAGCAGTTGCCTCTGATGTCCGTGGCTAAGAATCCTGAACTGATGAAAGGGGTGGTCCGTGGGGCTGGTATCACTCGCGTCACGGAGTTTGCTACACTTATTGATGAACTTTCGGCTTTCAAGGATGATCAAGAGCCTGATGAGTACCTTAAGAATGTGATCAGGATAACGAAGATTGCCGAGCAGTACAATGATGGATCGGTAGAGTCTCAAGCTAGGTTAGAGAACATTCAGGAGCTCATCAGCACACTTAATGATTATATCAACACGAAATTCGATGAAACAGGACAGACGCCCACTATAGAGGAGTTTGTGACAGAGATGTCACTCTATACTGATAGAGACCAAGAGGATGACGGTAGTCCAAAGATTACTCTTATGACCATGCATGCCTCTAAAGGACTGGAGTATGAATATGTCTTCTGTGTGGGGCTGGAGGAAGGATTAATCCCGAGCGATCGCTCATATAGCGAGTCTGCTATCGAGGAGGAACGTCGTTTGCTTTACGTCGCAATCACACGTGCCAAAAAGTTCTGCACCCTCAGTTTTGCTCGCGAGAGGATGTTACATGGCAAAACTCAAATGTCCTCCCCCACTCGTTTTCTTCAGGACTTTGATGCAACATTGATAGATGACTCTGCTGGGATCATTAAGAAGCGTCGCACTTCTACGGGAAAAAGATCAGCTTATGATCAGGATGATTTGAGGGACAATAGAGATGAAGGAGAGGCTCCAAAAAGAAGGGTTACCAGAATAATCCGAAAGAAAAGTACTAGCTCTGATGGGGTCACTAAAGTTTCGACTCCTACTTCACCTGCTACCAACATCACCTCTTATGAAGACTTAAAAGTTGGAGATATAGTCTATCACGACCACTTTGGTAGGGGTGAGATTCTTGGTTTTTCTGATAGTGTTTCAGGACCTAAAGCATCGATCAAGTTTGATGACGAGAGTACTCGACAGCTCATACTGAAGTTTGCCCGCCTTCGTAAGGAGTAA
- the uvrA gene encoding excinuclease ABC subunit UvrA: MKINKEHIGDYLEVEGAREHNLKDINVKIPRYSLAVVTGLSGSGKSSLAFDTIYAEGNRRYLETFSSYARGFLGDLERPDVDRITGLSPVISIEQKTTNKNPRSTVGTITEVYDFLRLLYARTASAYSLSSGRALTSQTDEEIVESILEIYAGKKVHLLAPIVKDRKGHYRELLENMRKKGYLYVRVDGNMMELRPGLSLARYQSHRIEVLVDKLIIDPKNSEKVARLKDALRKAMKLGKGLIMIQGIEDDNDSPKYYSKELMDDETGESLEAPAPHTFSFNSPQGSCPKCKGIGMIPAPDMDKIIPDPKLSIKEGGLAPLGKYRPNMIFKQLEAITAHHDTSINKPISSFSEELMDDILNGVDYTLKIKLESTGKVQRLFEYEGLIAYMNNLIEDEEASKKVIKWANQFNTYKVCPLCEGKRLKKTSLAFKIDNKDIAEVSEMALPHLLKWVKNVPNAIEERKKVIAVEIVKEIVSRLEFLLDMGLDYLSLNRTTGSLSGGEMQRIRLATQLGSKLVNVLYILDEPSIGLHQRDNTRLINSLKLLRDQGNSLIVVEHDKEMMLEADYVVDMGPGAGRNGGKVTFTGSPKEMLDAETLTAQYLRGEREIKIPETRREGKGQFLKLIGATGHNLKGETLSLPLGKLICITGVSGSGKSTYINDTLYPALSKHFYRSLKEPLPYGSIEGIEFIDKVVQVDQSPIGRIPRSNPATYTGVFTDIRNLFVEMPESKIRGYLPGRFSFNVKGGRCDTCKGNGYKKIEMNFLPDVYVPCETCKGKRYNRETLEVRYRGKSIADVLDMTVNMAVEFFENTPKILNKIKAIQDVGLGYIKLGQSSSTLSGGEAQRIKLATELMKRDTGKTIYFLDEPTTGLHFEDIRVLMKILNRLVDKGNTVVIIEHNLDVIKVADHIIDIGPEGGEKGGKIVFQGTPEEMILQNKGYTAPYLKEEMSNHEE; encoded by the coding sequence ATGAAAATAAATAAGGAGCATATAGGGGATTATCTGGAAGTTGAGGGTGCTCGTGAGCACAATCTTAAGGACATCAATGTGAAAATCCCTAGATATTCGCTTGCAGTAGTGACTGGATTGAGTGGCAGTGGGAAATCCTCATTGGCGTTTGATACGATATACGCTGAAGGCAATAGACGATATTTGGAAACCTTCTCGTCGTATGCAAGGGGGTTTCTAGGTGATTTAGAACGTCCTGATGTAGATAGAATCACAGGTTTATCGCCCGTGATTTCGATAGAACAAAAGACTACAAATAAGAATCCACGTAGTACCGTCGGAACAATTACGGAGGTGTATGACTTCCTAAGGCTCTTGTATGCTCGTACCGCTTCAGCTTACTCTCTTTCATCGGGCAGGGCACTAACAAGCCAAACTGATGAAGAAATCGTGGAGAGTATATTAGAGATATATGCCGGCAAGAAGGTACACCTCTTAGCTCCCATAGTGAAGGATAGAAAAGGTCATTATAGAGAGCTTCTAGAAAATATGCGGAAGAAGGGCTATCTCTATGTCCGTGTCGATGGGAATATGATGGAACTTCGCCCAGGTCTCTCTCTCGCTAGATATCAGAGCCATAGGATTGAGGTCCTTGTGGACAAACTCATTATTGACCCTAAGAATAGTGAAAAGGTTGCTAGATTAAAAGATGCTCTAAGGAAAGCCATGAAACTAGGGAAAGGGCTAATTATGATACAGGGCATCGAGGATGATAATGATTCTCCTAAGTATTATAGTAAAGAGTTAATGGATGATGAGACTGGAGAAAGCTTAGAGGCACCAGCTCCGCACACCTTTTCATTTAATTCCCCACAGGGTAGCTGTCCGAAGTGTAAAGGAATAGGTATGATCCCAGCTCCAGACATGGATAAGATTATCCCAGATCCTAAACTAAGCATCAAGGAAGGTGGCTTGGCTCCGCTCGGAAAGTATCGCCCAAATATGATTTTCAAGCAATTAGAAGCTATCACAGCTCACCATGATACATCTATCAATAAGCCTATTAGTAGCTTTTCTGAGGAGCTGATGGATGATATTCTCAATGGGGTAGATTACACTCTCAAGATCAAACTTGAGAGCACTGGCAAGGTACAACGCCTCTTTGAGTATGAAGGACTGATTGCTTATATGAACAATCTTATAGAAGATGAGGAGGCAAGTAAAAAGGTAATAAAATGGGCCAACCAATTTAATACCTATAAGGTATGCCCTCTTTGCGAAGGGAAGAGACTCAAAAAGACATCTTTGGCCTTTAAGATTGATAATAAAGATATTGCAGAGGTGTCAGAAATGGCATTGCCTCATCTCCTTAAGTGGGTCAAGAATGTCCCTAATGCCATTGAGGAAAGGAAGAAAGTAATTGCGGTTGAGATCGTTAAGGAGATAGTCTCGAGACTAGAATTTCTGCTAGACATGGGACTTGACTATCTGTCGCTTAATAGAACCACGGGGAGCCTCTCTGGTGGTGAGATGCAGAGAATACGATTGGCGACCCAATTGGGTAGCAAACTGGTGAATGTGCTCTATATCCTTGATGAGCCGAGCATCGGACTTCACCAGAGAGATAATACCCGACTTATTAATTCGCTTAAGCTCCTCAGAGATCAGGGTAACTCATTAATCGTAGTCGAGCATGATAAGGAGATGATGCTAGAGGCTGATTATGTGGTTGATATGGGGCCGGGTGCTGGTCGAAATGGAGGAAAGGTCACCTTTACTGGTTCTCCTAAAGAGATGTTGGATGCTGAGACCCTCACAGCACAATATTTAAGAGGCGAGAGAGAAATCAAGATTCCTGAGACGCGTAGAGAGGGGAAGGGACAATTTCTTAAATTGATTGGTGCTACTGGACATAATCTAAAAGGTGAAACGTTGTCGTTACCGCTGGGTAAATTAATTTGTATCACTGGGGTGTCGGGTAGTGGCAAATCTACTTACATTAATGACACGCTATACCCAGCTCTTTCGAAACACTTTTATCGCTCCCTAAAGGAGCCCTTGCCCTATGGTTCGATTGAGGGCATTGAGTTTATTGATAAGGTAGTCCAGGTGGATCAGTCTCCTATTGGTCGTATTCCACGTAGTAACCCAGCTACATATACTGGAGTATTCACGGATATCAGGAACCTCTTCGTAGAGATGCCAGAAAGTAAGATTAGAGGGTATCTGCCAGGGCGTTTTTCCTTTAATGTCAAGGGTGGTCGTTGCGATACGTGTAAGGGCAATGGATATAAAAAGATAGAGATGAACTTCCTTCCGGATGTATATGTCCCCTGCGAAACCTGTAAGGGGAAGCGATATAATAGAGAGACCTTGGAAGTTCGATATAGAGGGAAGTCTATTGCGGATGTCCTGGATATGACTGTTAATATGGCAGTAGAGTTCTTTGAGAACACGCCAAAAATACTAAATAAGATTAAGGCTATTCAGGATGTAGGGCTGGGGTATATCAAGCTCGGGCAGAGTAGTAGCACGCTGTCTGGTGGCGAAGCTCAGAGGATCAAGCTAGCTACAGAGCTGATGAAAAGGGATACGGGTAAGACGATATACTTCTTGGACGAACCGACTACGGGGCTTCACTTTGAAGATATTAGAGTACTTATGAAGATCCTGAATCGATTGGTGGATAAAGGGAACACGGTGGTCATCATAGAGCACAACCTAGATGTCATCAAGGTGGCAGACCACATCATAGATATCGGTCCAGAGGGTGGTGAAAAGGGTGGTAAGATAGTATTTCAAGGAACACCAGAAGAGATGATTCTACAAAATAAGGGGTACACGGCCCCATACCTAAAGGAGGAAATGAGCAATCATGAAGAGTAA